A window of Terriglobia bacterium genomic DNA:
AACCATCGAGGGGGCGGCCCGCAACAAACTGATGTCTCAGAAACGGCAGATCCCTGAAGGAAGCCAGGAATGGGATATCCTTCTGCGGAAATACTATCAGGAGGAACTCAAGAAGTTGGGCATTCTCTGAGTTCAAAGTTCAAAAAAGCCGGTCCAAGGTCCCAAGTCCAAGGTCCAAAGTTGAAAGCCCAAAGTCCAAGAAGACAGTTCAAAGTTCAAAGCCTGCAATCCCACCTTTTTCGGGTCTGACTTCCGGCCTCCGGCTTCTGACTTCTCACTTCCAACTTCGAAAGAGGGCGCACCTCTATGCGCCCCTACTGAACAATTCCAACCTCTGGTTTCCGGCTCCGACCTCCGATTTCCTGCCTCCGGCTTCCAACTTCTGACCTCTGACTTCCGACTTCCAACTTCTGACCTCTGACTTCCGACTTCCAACTTCTGACCTCTGACTTCCGACTTCGGGCTTCCGGTTTCCGGCCTCAGGCTTCTTTTCCCCATCCCCTCCCCCAGTGCCGCTTCACGAAGAGCACCAGCCCCAGGACGATCAACGCCCCCAACACGAGATCCAGGCGGTGAAAGTAGGCCCGGAGCTTTGTCCATTGCGATCCCAGTTTCATTCCCGCAAAAGCCAACAACAAGCACCATGGCAGGGAGCCGACAAAGGTATAAAGGTGGAATCGAAAGAGATTCATTCGAACGACACCGGCCGGAAACGCAATGAAGGTGCGGATCACGGGAAGCAGACGGCTGAAAAAGACGGTGGCTTCTCCATATCGGTTGAACCAGCGATCTGCCCACTCCAGATCTTTGGGGGAAAGCAGCAGGTATCGTCCGTATTTCTCAATGAGCGGTCGCCCTCCATGCGCGCCCACATAATACGCCGCGGCCGACCCTAAATTGCACCCGACCGCTCCCGCCAGGCCCACCAGCCAGAAGTTGAACCGGCCGGTAAAGACCAGGTATCCTGAAAAGGGCATGATGACTTCCGAGGGCAACGGGATGCAGGCGGATTCGATGGCCATCATCGCCATAATCCCCCAATACCCCAACGAAGAGATCGAAGCAATGATAAAGAGGCTGAGCTTTTCGAGAAGTCCAGTAATCATTGGAAGAGACGGTCCTCGCCGTTTCTAACCGCGGCGTTCAGGGTAAAACCTTTAGGATCTGGTCCATTTCATCATGGGTGTTATAGAAATGGGGGGCGACTCGGATATAGCCGCCTCTCAGAGCGGTCGCAACGCGGGCCTCCTCCAGACGATGAAAGATCGTGCGTATCTCGGGTCCCCGAACCCCCGGACGGAAGGAGACAATCCCCGAGGCCTCTCCTTCGGTTCGGGATCCCAGGACGGCATATCCTTTTGAGGTAAGGCCCTCGTACAAATGAGAGGTTACGTCGAGAATCTGCCGGGAAATGTTCTCAATCCCGACTTCAAGGAGCAAGTTGAGGGCAGCGGCCAGGCCGTAAATTCCGATGGTGTTCAACGATCCAGATTCATACCGCAAGGCGCCATGGCGGTAATTCAGTTCGCGCCGGGTGAAGTCGCTGAAATGTTCAACGTTCATCCAGCCCAGCGTCGGCGGTGTCACCTGATCGACGATTCGCTTGGACACGTAGGCCACGCCAGTCCCCTCCGTCGAAAGCATCCATTTGTGGCCGTCGGCAGAAAGGAAGTCAATCTTCTGTTTTTTCACATCAATTTCGAAGGCCCCCATCCCCTGGATGGCGTCCACACAAAAAATGATGCCGCGGCTCCGGCACATCTCTCCGAGGGCTTCGAGGTCGATCCTAAACCCGCTCAAATATTGGACATAACTGACCGTCAGGATCCGGGTGCGGGCATCGAGTACCCGTTCGATGTCTTGGAGGTCAACCCGGCCGTTTCGTTCAGGAACGGTCACCAATTCCACGCCGTGTTTTCTCAGGGCGAGCCAGGGGTAGACATTGGCCGGAAACTCCGTGTCAATGGATACAACCTTCTCGCCCCCTTTCCAGTCTAACCCATTGGATAAAAGGGAGAGTCCGTCGGAGGTGTTTTTGACGAAAGCGATTTCATCCGGGTCGCTGTTGATGAGACGGGCTGCCAGTTCGCGGGCGTGGTCGACGGTTTTTCCCCAGGACTTCCAGTGTACCGCACCAAATTCGTTGAGGTCGGTCAAGACGCCTTGAATGGCGTTGGCGACGCGAGTCGATACGGGCGCGACTGCCGCATGGTTGCAATAGATCCAATGCCGGGTTACGGGGAATTCTTGGCGCATGGTTTCGAGATCAAGAGTCAAAGAAATGGCCTCCCGCCAGCTAGAAAAAAGAACCTTGCTTACCCGAAAACGCGATATAATAGCACGACAGCCCAAAGAAGGAGACATGGACCATGAATGAACGATGGGCCAGAAGAATAGTGATTATTGCCTTGGTGTTTTCGATCAGCACGCCTCCTTTGTGGGGTGCTGACAAAAAACAAAAGGACGACATCAACAATATCGGCAATCGCGATGTGGGTAAAGGGATGAACCGATACTCCATCGAAAAAGAGATTGCACTGGGAAAGTCCCTGGCCCAGGAAGTCGAACGCACCTCAAAGGTCGTTGATGACCCTATCATTGCCGAGTACGTTAACCGCGTCGGACAGAACCTCGTCAAGCACTCGGACGCCCAGGTCCCGTTTACGATTAAGGTGATTGACTCGGACGAAGTCAATGCCTTCGCCTTGCCCGGCGGGTTTTTCTTTGTGAACACCGGCCTGATCCTTGCCGCAGAGAATGAGTGCGAGCTGGCGGGGGTCATGGCGCATGAAATTGCCCACGTTGCCGCACGTCATGGGACCCGGCAGGCCACGCGGGCGGAAGTCGCCAATTGGGCGACCCTGCCACTGATTTTTCTCGGCGGTTGGGCGGGATACGGAATTCGGCAGGCCGCCGGTTTGGCCCTCCCCCTGGGGTTCCTGAGGTTCAGCCGGGGATTTGAAGAAGAAGCCGACTATTTGGGCGTTCAATACATGTACGCCGCGGGTTATGATCCCAATGGAATGGTGACATTCTTTGAGAGGATCCAGGCGAAAGAAAAGCACAAGCCGGGCGCCGTCTCAAAAGCTTTCTCGACCCATCCTCAGACTCCGGACCGCATTGAACGCGCCCAGAAGGAGATCGCTCAGCTCCTCCCCTCGAAGGAGGCGTATGTTGTTACCACCTCCGATTTTGACTCCATCAAGGGCCGTCTGCAGGGGATCGAGAACCGGCGGACCGTGGAAGAGGCCAAGAGCGACCGGCCTACCTTGAAGCGGAAGACCTCGGGCGATGTCACCGACGTCGACGAATCAGGTGATAAGAAGAAGACCGAGGACGAAGCTCCGCCCACGCTGAAACGGCGGAATTAGAGATCAGAGTTTGAAATGCCATCTGAAGGGGCCCTGCATTCCGGGGCCCCTTTTCATTTTCCGCCTACCGCTCCCGCTGCCCATTGCCTGATCTGCTGCCGGAGTGAATCCGTTGACAGCCGCCCCCTTCCGGGGGCCGGAACTCATTGGACAGTCACCTGCCGCATCACATCACCCTTCGTGATCTTTCGAACCACATCCATCCCTGAAATCACCTGTCCAATGACGGTATATTTTCCGTCCAAGGCCGAGTGCGGAGACAGGCAAATGAAGAATTGGCTGTCGGCGCTGTCGGGATCTTTGCCTCGTGCCATGGAAACCGTGCCGGTTACGTGGCGCTTGGAGTTAAACTCCGCCTTCAACTTTACGCCCGAGCCTCCTGTTCCATTCCCTTTAGGATCCCCGCCCTGGACCACAAAATCAGGCTCGACCCGGTGGAAGGTGAGTCCATTGTAGAATTTCCCCCGGATCAACTCGACCACCCGGGCAACGGTGTGAGGTGCGGCACCCGGAAAGAGTTGAATGACGATGTTTCCCTTGTCCATGTGAATGGTCATGCGGTACTGAAGGGGTTTGGGGACAGCCCCGGAGGAGACTGCGCCGGCGATGCCACTGAGGATGAGTATCAAAAGGATTGCGAAGGGTCGCAAGCCAGTCCGCATTTGTCCTGTCCACATGGGAGAGGCTCCTCCTCGGGAGGATTTCAGATTGCAAAGCGCGAAGGCATTGTTTAAGATGCGCCGTTCATCACAGGGCTAGATCCATCGTCCCCGAGCATTCTACCGGAGAAGAAATGAAAATCGTCAAAATTTTCGCCGTGCTTGTCTTCCTGTTGATGGCATTGGTGGCCGGACTTTTCGGGTACGGATACTGGCTGGCCCGGAGATCATTGCCCTCGTTGGAAGGATCGTTCAAGGTGCAGGGGCTTGCCGCTCCTGTCACTGTTTACCGCGATGCCGTCGGCGTGCCACATATTTTTGCTCAATCCACGGAGGATGTGGCCTTCGCTCAGGGCTACGTCACCGCCCAAGACCGTCTCTGGCAAATGGATGTATTTCGCCGGAACTCACTGGGTGAACTCTCGGAGGTGTTGGGTGAGCCCACTCTCCGCCTCGACGAGGAGCATTGCCGGTTGGGTTTCCGCGAGGCCGCCTCTCGAACCCTGGATGAGATGGATCCGGCCTCCCGACGATTCCTGGATCGCTATGCCGAAGGCGTGAATGCGTTCATGAGCACACATCTCGATCAGCTTCCCATTGAGTTCCGGATTCTGAGGTACCGGCCGCGACCGTGGAATTCTGTGGATTCTCTATCGATCGCGTTGATGATGGCGGAGACTCTGAACCATACCTGGGAACGGGACATCTTCCGGGCGCGGTTGCTTGAGAAGTACGGGTTGGGAATCCTGAATGATCTCTACCCAACCCATTCGAAATATGAAATACCTCTCGTCGGGATCGACACCGGAGTGCAAGGGGACGCCCCATCCCTTTCGATGCTCTCCCTGCAGAATATGAACCGAAACGCCGGCCTTCCTCCCCGGATGACTTCCGACTCGGTCCGTCCCTCAGAATCCTCTGCGTGGAGCGCTCTGCTCTGGGCCTGGGCACCGGAACGGAGTCAGCAGTCTGTGGTGGAGTTGTTGACACAGTGGAATGATGCCGGCGAGGACTTTCTTGTGGGAAGTAACAATTGGGTGGTCAGCGGAGCGCATTCCGCAACCGGGAAGCCGATTCTGGCGAATGATCCGCATCTTGCCCATTCGATTCCTTCCATTTGGTATCAAACGCATTTGCGGACACCCGATCTCAATGTCATCGGGGTGTCCCTTCCCGGCGCCCCCAGCCTCATCATTGGTCATAACGAGCACATCGCCTGGGGCATGACCAATCTCAATCCCGACGTCCAGGATGTCTACGTCGAGCAATTTGACTCGGACCAGGGAACAAGATACCTGGCGAATGGCGCTTGGGTTGACGCTGAAATTCGAAAGGAAACGATCAAGATCAAGGGAAGACCTGACAAGATCTTGTCGGTCCTTGTGACGCGTCATGGACCGGTTGTGCGACGCGTGGGCCAGACCGGTTTTGCCTTGAAATGGACCGCGATCGAACCCCATGGAATCGGGTTCCCATTTCTTAAATTGAATTCGGCGTCAAATTGGGGAGAATTTACGACGGCGTTGAAAGAGTTCTTGGGACCGACGCAGAATTTTGTCTATGCCGACAAGGAGGGCAACATCGGGTTTTATGATGCGGGCAAAATCCCCATTCGACGCAGCGGTCTCGGCAATGTCATTCTCCCGGGGAATTCGGATCAATACGAATGGGTTGGATACATCCCCTTTGATGAGCTTCCTCATTTGTTTAATCCTCCGGACGGCATCATTGCCACCGCCAACCAGCGTATTACCGGTGACAGCTATCCTTATTTCATCACCAGCGACTGGGAAGAGCCTTACCGGTTCGCGAGAATTCATCACCTTCTAAGCTCAGGAACAAGATTCACGGGGAAAGATTTCTTGCGGATCCAGGGAGATGTTTACTCGGAAGCCAATCGGGGTTTGGCCGATCGGGTAATTCGAGCGTCTAGTCATGTGGTCCCCGGCGATACGGTAACCAAAGCCGCCCTCGAGCGTCTCAAATCGGGAGACTTCATCGCAACTCCAAACAACATCGAGACGACCCTCGTCGAATATCTCCGGACCCAGCTGGAAGAGACTCTCCTGAAAGGCGTCCTTGGAGAAGAGTGGAGGGATTACCGGTCGGGCATGAAGTCGATCTTCCTCGAAAACCAGTTGACGGAACAGTCCCCCCGCTGGCTGCCAAAAGAATTTAAGAACTATGACGAACTACTCATTCGCTCGTTGGAGCAGGTGTGCCAACACCTGCAATCAGTTTATGGGTCCTCAGATTTGTCTGAATGGGTCTGGGGAAGGCGGTACCCGCTCCTGTTTCGACATGTGCTGGGGCGGGTTTGGCCGCTCGATCGAATTCTCAATGTCGGGCCCTTTCAACAACCGGGAACCAAGCAGACGGTCAAGCAAACCGATTCGCTTATAGGACCGTCGATGCGCATGGTTGTTGACTTTGCCGACTTCGATCACTCTTTCAACAACCTCACCCTGGGGGCCTCGGGGCAGGCCTTCAGTCCGCATTACTCCGACCAAACCTCTCACTGGCTTGACGCCAGCAGCTTTCCCATGCATTTCAGCGACGAGGACGTCAAGCGGAGCGCCGTAAAGATCCTGACGCTGCAGCCGTGATGAAATAAGGTGCCGGGTGTCAGGTGTTAGGTGCCAGGGCAAGGAAGAGAGAAGACAGCTATTCGAGGATAAAAGTCAGAGATCAGAAGTCGGAAGTCAGAATCAGTCACTTCTTGCCTCGCCTCTCGCTGACACCCGACACCTGACACCCGGCACCTCTCCTTCCCCGCCTTTACAATCCCCACGTTCTCTCCTATCATGGGCGCGCCATTGAAACACAAACACATAGGCGGAATCCGATTGTCCAACAATCAAATCTCAGTGGGTAAGAAGCAGTGACCTCGTCAAATCACCCTCTCGATCCCATCTTTAAGCCCAGGTCTATCGCCATTATCGGAGCCTCGCGGAAGAAAGGCTCCATTGGCCGGGAGATCCTCCACAATCTGATGGAGTATGAATTCAATGGAAAGATCTTTCCAGTGAATCCGAGCGCCGATGTCATCCATTCGATCAAGTGTTTTCCGTCGGTTGCCGAGATTCCCGATGAAGTGGATCTCGCGGTAATAGTGGTTCCGCGGCCCCAGGTCTTGGAGATCGTGGATGAATGTGGCCGGAAAGGTATCCGGGGGCTGGTGGTCATCACGGCGGGGTTCAAGGAAGTGGGTGCCGAGGGAGGGGCGCTCGAACAACGGCTCAAAGAAAAGGTCCGCGGATTCGGGATGCGCATGGTCGGGCCGAATTGTATGGGCCTGATTAACACCGATCTGACGGTCCGCGAGAATTGTACCTTTGCCCCGACGGAGCCGCTGACAGGCAACGTCGGGTTCATGTCTCAAAGCGGGGCATTGGGCGTGGCCATTCTCAACATTGCCCGCAAGGTCAATCTGGGATTCTCCTATTTCGTGTCCATGGGAAACAAAGCCGACATTTCGGGGAATGACCTTTTAGAGTACTGGGAGCATGACCCGCGAACAGAAATTGTCCTCATGTACCTGGAATCGTTCGGGAACCCGCGGAAGTTCACGCAGATAGCGCGACGCATGACCCGCCACAAGCCCATCCTCGTCGTCAAGTCAGGCCGCACCACGCAGGGCGCCCGGGCCGCGTCGTCGCACACCGGGGCCATGGCCGGAATGGACATCGCGATTGATGCCCTGCTCGAGCAATGCGGGGTGTTGCGGGTCAATAGCGTGGAGGAATTATTTGATGTCGCGATCGGATTTTCAAATAACCCTTTTCCCCGAGGAAACCGGGTGGCCATTCTCACCAACGCCGGGGGACCGGCGATCATGGCGACCGACGCTTGCGTCAGTGCCAGACTCGTCATGGCCGAATTTTCAGCCGCCACCCGCACGGCCTTGGAAGGTTATCTCCCGGATGAGGCGAGTGTGTTAAACCCGGTAGACATGATCGCAAGCGCTAACCGAGACAGCTACGCCTATTGCCTGGACACGATTCTGCGGGACGACGCCGTGGACGCCGTGATTGTGACTTTTGTACCACCCATCATGATCAACCCCATCGACATCGTGCGGGCGATCGAACAGGTTCGCAAGAAATATGCCAAGCCGGTGTTGGGAGTGTTTATGGCCAGGGACGAGTTTTTCGAAGAAATCAATCGCGTCGTCCCCGACCATTTGCCGCTTTACCTTTTTCCGGAATCGGCGGCGCGCACGCTTTCCGCCATGGTGCGTTATTCCAATTGGCGTGCACGTCCGCACAGCGGGATTCGACACTTTGAAGTCGATTCGGGGCGGGTCCGGGAGATTCTGCAGGCCGCGGGGGAATCAGGGAGAGATAAGTTGACGATCGTGGAGTCGATGGAGATTCTGCAGGCCTACGGGATCCCCATCGCCCGATATGCCATGGCGAGGACCCGGGATGAGGTTTTTGCAGCCGCCCGCGGAATCGGGTTTCCCCTGGTGCTGAAGGTTGTGTCACAGGAATTGACCCATAAAACGGAAGCAGGCGGTGTGGCGGTGGACCTGCGGACAGAGGAGGAGCTTGGAAGCGCCTTAGAGCAGATCGAAGAGCGGCTACGATCCCTCGGCCTGCGCGAACATATCGATGGCTTCCTGGTGCAGGAAATGGTTCGAGGCGGGAAGGAGGTAATCCTGGGGATGACGTTGGATCCTCACTACGGTCCCCTGCTGATGTTTGGTCTCGGAGGAGTGTTTGTGGAGACCATTAAGGACGTCGTCTTCCGCATTACCCCCATCACTGAACTGGAGTCCCGCGAGATGATTCGCCAGATTCGCGGTTATGCCTTGCTCGAAGGCGTGCGCGGAGAACCGTCGGTGGATTTCGGTCTTCTGGCGGAGTTGCTCCAGCGTCTGTCACAACTCATCAGCGATTTTGATGAGATCGTGGAACTGGATGTGAATCCGTTTCTGACCTCCGCGATTGCTCAAAACTCTAAAGCCCTCGACGCCCGCATCCGCCTGGCGATGGCTCCAAAATAATGACTCCAAAATGTTGATCGCTCTTTACATCACCGGTGCACTGATTGTTGGAACGGTTCTCGTCTGCCTCTACGCTTCGTTCTCAATCCGCTCTTCCCTTTTTGGAAAAATATACTGGCGAGGGCGTACCGATCGCCATCAGGTCGCTCTCACCTTCGACGACGGTCCTCATCCCCGGTTCACCCGGGAGATCCTGAAAATCCTCGACGACGAGAAGGTTCCGGCTACCTTCTTTCTTGTCGGAAAAAAGGTTGAGGCGTTTCCCGATGTCGCCCGGGAAATTCTGGCAGCCGATCACGAACTGGCCTTTCACGGATACACTCATCGCCCATTGTGGTTAAAGCCACGTCGCGTGTTACTCGATGAAATCGAGAGATCCCAGGCGGCCTTCCAGAAGGTTTGTTCCATGGAACCGCATCTTTTTCGACCGCCCTACGGAATCCGGGGACGACGGATCATGAAGCTCGCCACCAAGCGCGAATGGAAGACTATTTTCTGGACTCGGGCGGGTTGGGACTGGACCGACATTCCGGGGGAAGAAGTGGCACGCCGCGCGCTGAGGAGAGTCATGCCCGGAAACATTCTGCTCTTGCACGATAGCGATGGCCCGGCGCTGGAGGCCGATCGGCAGCGCACAGTCGATGCCCTGCGGATCATCATACGAGAGTTGAAGGATCGGGGCTTCTCTTTTGCGCGAGTCACGGAGATTTTGCCGGAGTAGTTGCCAGTGACCAGTGGCCAGTGACCAGTGGCCAGTGACCAGTGGCCAGTAACCAGTGGCCAGTGACCAGTGGCCAGTAACCAGTGGCCAGTGACCAGTGGCCAGTGGCCAGTGGCCAGTGACCAGTGACCAGTTGCCAGTGACCAGTTGATCTTAACCCACCAATCCCCTGCGTCGGTCACCTGTCCGGATTCCTCCACTTTCTTTCCTATTTCCGAAGGCAATCCAGCCTCAGGGTAAAAAATGGTTTTGAAAATCGTTCCGCAGATTGAAGGTGGAGTCTCTTCGGTGACAATTACAGTCGCAGGATTGAATTGCCGTGCCTGAATGGCGGTTTACCTGCGCGGGAGAGTACTTGCTGATAATTCCCGATTGACAACTGGGAACTGGTCACTGGCCACTGACAACTGGGAACTGGCAACTTCCTTCACCCCGCAAAATTGAACTGTTCACTCAAAACCTGCAGGTCTTTGGAGAGGAGAATGCGGGTAACAAAGGCGCGCCGCCGCCTTGTTGCTGATTCAAAGCGCAAGTCTTGAATTGTGACAAGGGTATCTTCCCCTCGCTTCGTCACGGTGTAGATCGGAAGCCGGGAAAAACCCAGAAATATCCTCGCGGTGCGCGTTTCCCGGGCTGCACGCAAAAATTCATTGTCATCCGGCTTATAGACAACTTTGGCCTTGTTCAGGGTCAGGGCTGAGAAGTTGGATCCCACCTCCAAGGTGAAATAGGCATGTTCTGTTTCGGCAACACCGGTCCAGACAAAAGGATTTGCGGGTTTGGGGTAGGCGCATAGAGTCATGGCATCTTCCCCCCGATAGGTAAAAGCCGAAAGTTTGGCCAGGGCGGAGCGGTGGTTCCAGTCCCTGACGGCCCATAATGCCACGATGAAAATCAGGGCGATGATGGCTCCTCCGCGTCCGCGAGCCTTGGCCCGTGCCCCGACTTCCTCTGAAATCAACCTGAACAAACTCGGCAGCACCAGACCACACGCCAGGACCGTCAGAATGAGGGGGTCAATAATAAACTCAATGTCCCATGACACCCAGCGATCGCTGAACGGCATGAAGGGTCTCACCCCATAGCTATTCGTAAAATCCAGGAGCAGGTGGCTCCATGTGCCCACGAGGCACACCATTGCGATTGTAGAAAAGGACGGCGGGGGAAGTGCCTCCGGCTGTCTTCTCCACGATCTTTTTTGCAGGAAGAAGATTGCCCCGGCAAACAGAAGGCCCAGTCCGGTCACCCCCGCCATCGAATGGGTAATGCCCCGATGATATTGTAGATAGGCCAGGTTTCCCCAGGCTCCAGTGACAATATCGATGTCGGGGAGATTTGCTGCGATCATCAGCGCCACCGAAGCATGGCGCATTTTTTGGTTGAGTCCGGCCCGCGAGAGGGCTGCTCCCACCAGGGTGTGCGTGAGGTTATCCATTGGCTAGAAGGACTCCTTAATAATCGACACAGGCCCGATCCTACAGAGGGGCGTCAAGTACCCATCCCAGAGTCTTTTGCGAAAGGCCTCCAAAATCTCTAACCGGCCCCGCCTATTGGCCATAACCCGATTTCAGATAGCGTCTTGATTTCGAGTGGCTGTCCTCGATGTCGGGGTATTCCAGCGTCTTCTGATAGGCCTCGACGGCTTCACCGCGACGCCCCGACATATCCAGAGTATTCCCCTTGAGCAGATAGAGCTGCGCCAGGAGGACTGGATTTCGAGCGCCCGATTTTTCAGCCCGATTCAGGCACGCCAAAGCATTGGTGTAATCCTGCTTGGCGAAATAGTTCCGCCCCAGGTTGTAATTCAACCAAGCCAGGGCTTCCGAGGCGGACTCGCTATGATCGGATGAAATCAGGCTTTCAACACTCTTGAAAACAGCAATCCCTTTATCCCAGCGACGAGACATGATGAAGTAATTCGACGCCCACATATAGAACACATGATTCTGAGGATACTCCTTCATGAGGGCCTGCAATAATCGCTCATAGTCGTCCCAGCGTTTCTCAGAAAAATAAACGCTCAGCAGGACCACTTTGGCCTCGGTTTGCGCGTATTCCCCCTTTTCCGAAGCCAGAAGCAGTTGTCGAATCCCCTCCTCCCTGTTTCCGCGAGCGCCGAGAAGCCATGCAAACGGCTTGATCACCGCGGGGAGGGCGCCCGTGAAATAATTGTAGGAGCCCAACCCGATGTAGGTGTCGTAGAAGTTGTTGTCAATGTCGTGCGCCATCATGACGTACTTGTGCCCTTTTTGGCCATTGCGGAGGGCTGAGTAATAACTGCGGGTCACCGTGGCGTCAAAGCGAGTCGCATTGCCATACGCGCTGGCGACGTAGGCCAGCGCAAGCTTGTCGCGGGGGTTCTTCTGGAGCCAGGACATCCCTTTTTCCAGAGCAGTTTTCGTCAGGGTGTCAAATTGGTCCTCAAGATTCTTGTTCTGCCGGTCCTCCACCGCCTGCCACCAGATCAGGGCCGCCTTGTAAACATATCCGGCCGGGTGTTCGGGATAGAGTTGAATTAATTCATCCCAGG
This region includes:
- a CDS encoding metal-dependent hydrolase, which produces MDNLTHTLVGAALSRAGLNQKMRHASVALMIAANLPDIDIVTGAWGNLAYLQYHRGITHSMAGVTGLGLLFAGAIFFLQKRSWRRQPEALPPPSFSTIAMVCLVGTWSHLLLDFTNSYGVRPFMPFSDRWVSWDIEFIIDPLILTVLACGLVLPSLFRLISEEVGARAKARGRGGAIIALIFIVALWAVRDWNHRSALAKLSAFTYRGEDAMTLCAYPKPANPFVWTGVAETEHAYFTLEVGSNFSALTLNKAKVVYKPDDNEFLRAARETRTARIFLGFSRLPIYTVTKRGEDTLVTIQDLRFESATRRRRAFVTRILLSKDLQVLSEQFNFAG
- a CDS encoding acetate--CoA ligase family protein — protein: MTSSNHPLDPIFKPRSIAIIGASRKKGSIGREILHNLMEYEFNGKIFPVNPSADVIHSIKCFPSVAEIPDEVDLAVIVVPRPQVLEIVDECGRKGIRGLVVITAGFKEVGAEGGALEQRLKEKVRGFGMRMVGPNCMGLINTDLTVRENCTFAPTEPLTGNVGFMSQSGALGVAILNIARKVNLGFSYFVSMGNKADISGNDLLEYWEHDPRTEIVLMYLESFGNPRKFTQIARRMTRHKPILVVKSGRTTQGARAASSHTGAMAGMDIAIDALLEQCGVLRVNSVEELFDVAIGFSNNPFPRGNRVAILTNAGGPAIMATDACVSARLVMAEFSAATRTALEGYLPDEASVLNPVDMIASANRDSYAYCLDTILRDDAVDAVIVTFVPPIMINPIDIVRAIEQVRKKYAKPVLGVFMARDEFFEEINRVVPDHLPLYLFPESAARTLSAMVRYSNWRARPHSGIRHFEVDSGRVREILQAAGESGRDKLTIVESMEILQAYGIPIARYAMARTRDEVFAAARGIGFPLVLKVVSQELTHKTEAGGVAVDLRTEEELGSALEQIEERLRSLGLREHIDGFLVQEMVRGGKEVILGMTLDPHYGPLLMFGLGGVFVETIKDVVFRITPITELESREMIRQIRGYALLEGVRGEPSVDFGLLAELLQRLSQLISDFDEIVELDVNPFLTSAIAQNSKALDARIRLAMAPK
- a CDS encoding aminotransferase class V-fold PLP-dependent enzyme translates to MRQEFPVTRHWIYCNHAAVAPVSTRVANAIQGVLTDLNEFGAVHWKSWGKTVDHARELAARLINSDPDEIAFVKNTSDGLSLLSNGLDWKGGEKVVSIDTEFPANVYPWLALRKHGVELVTVPERNGRVDLQDIERVLDARTRILTVSYVQYLSGFRIDLEALGEMCRSRGIIFCVDAIQGMGAFEIDVKKQKIDFLSADGHKWMLSTEGTGVAYVSKRIVDQVTPPTLGWMNVEHFSDFTRRELNYRHGALRYESGSLNTIGIYGLAAALNLLLEVGIENISRQILDVTSHLYEGLTSKGYAVLGSRTEGEASGIVSFRPGVRGPEIRTIFHRLEEARVATALRGGYIRVAPHFYNTHDEMDQILKVLP
- a CDS encoding peptidylprolyl isomerase; translated protein: MRTGLRPFAILLILILSGIAGAVSSGAVPKPLQYRMTIHMDKGNIVIQLFPGAAPHTVARVVELIRGKFYNGLTFHRVEPDFVVQGGDPKGNGTGGSGVKLKAEFNSKRHVTGTVSMARGKDPDSADSQFFICLSPHSALDGKYTVIGQVISGMDVVRKITKGDVMRQVTVQ
- a CDS encoding penicillin acylase family protein, which produces MKIVKIFAVLVFLLMALVAGLFGYGYWLARRSLPSLEGSFKVQGLAAPVTVYRDAVGVPHIFAQSTEDVAFAQGYVTAQDRLWQMDVFRRNSLGELSEVLGEPTLRLDEEHCRLGFREAASRTLDEMDPASRRFLDRYAEGVNAFMSTHLDQLPIEFRILRYRPRPWNSVDSLSIALMMAETLNHTWERDIFRARLLEKYGLGILNDLYPTHSKYEIPLVGIDTGVQGDAPSLSMLSLQNMNRNAGLPPRMTSDSVRPSESSAWSALLWAWAPERSQQSVVELLTQWNDAGEDFLVGSNNWVVSGAHSATGKPILANDPHLAHSIPSIWYQTHLRTPDLNVIGVSLPGAPSLIIGHNEHIAWGMTNLNPDVQDVYVEQFDSDQGTRYLANGAWVDAEIRKETIKIKGRPDKILSVLVTRHGPVVRRVGQTGFALKWTAIEPHGIGFPFLKLNSASNWGEFTTALKEFLGPTQNFVYADKEGNIGFYDAGKIPIRRSGLGNVILPGNSDQYEWVGYIPFDELPHLFNPPDGIIATANQRITGDSYPYFITSDWEEPYRFARIHHLLSSGTRFTGKDFLRIQGDVYSEANRGLADRVIRASSHVVPGDTVTKAALERLKSGDFIATPNNIETTLVEYLRTQLEETLLKGVLGEEWRDYRSGMKSIFLENQLTEQSPRWLPKEFKNYDELLIRSLEQVCQHLQSVYGSSDLSEWVWGRRYPLLFRHVLGRVWPLDRILNVGPFQQPGTKQTVKQTDSLIGPSMRMVVDFADFDHSFNNLTLGASGQAFSPHYSDQTSHWLDASSFPMHFSDEDVKRSAVKILTLQP
- a CDS encoding M48 family metalloprotease, with amino-acid sequence MNERWARRIVIIALVFSISTPPLWGADKKQKDDINNIGNRDVGKGMNRYSIEKEIALGKSLAQEVERTSKVVDDPIIAEYVNRVGQNLVKHSDAQVPFTIKVIDSDEVNAFALPGGFFFVNTGLILAAENECELAGVMAHEIAHVAARHGTRQATRAEVANWATLPLIFLGGWAGYGIRQAAGLALPLGFLRFSRGFEEEADYLGVQYMYAAGYDPNGMVTFFERIQAKEKHKPGAVSKAFSTHPQTPDRIERAQKEIAQLLPSKEAYVVTTSDFDSIKGRLQGIENRRTVEEAKSDRPTLKRKTSGDVTDVDESGDKKKTEDEAPPTLKRRN
- a CDS encoding polysaccharide deacetylase family protein, translated to MLIALYITGALIVGTVLVCLYASFSIRSSLFGKIYWRGRTDRHQVALTFDDGPHPRFTREILKILDDEKVPATFFLVGKKVEAFPDVAREILAADHELAFHGYTHRPLWLKPRRVLLDEIERSQAAFQKVCSMEPHLFRPPYGIRGRRIMKLATKREWKTIFWTRAGWDWTDIPGEEVARRALRRVMPGNILLLHDSDGPALEADRQRTVDALRIIIRELKDRGFSFARVTEILPE
- a CDS encoding DedA family protein, which encodes MITGLLEKLSLFIIASISSLGYWGIMAMMAIESACIPLPSEVIMPFSGYLVFTGRFNFWLVGLAGAVGCNLGSAAAYYVGAHGGRPLIEKYGRYLLLSPKDLEWADRWFNRYGEATVFFSRLLPVIRTFIAFPAGVVRMNLFRFHLYTFVGSLPWCLLLAFAGMKLGSQWTKLRAYFHRLDLVLGALIVLGLVLFVKRHWGRGWGKEA